Proteins from a genomic interval of Oceanispirochaeta crateris:
- a CDS encoding glycosyltransferase family 2 protein: MKTEFPLISAIIPVYNRPDQILDALKSILAQKYRPLEIIIGDDGSEDHTLDVIKSFLEDKHSGGDIPVHILELDHSGFPGAVRNRCAREASGEFLAFLDSDDLWLPEKLSHQFEALHKNKQCLISHTREEWNRRGKIISQAGMNHKREGFIFADALKKCIIGPSTVMISNELYQKTGGFRDDLEIAEDYEYWLRLTSSLDVGFLDEALTVKRAGHENQLSEKYGHIEIFRIRGLKDLVDQEFFTKPLLAKAARELSRKCMVYGRGCLKREKLDEGQEYLDMAGVYEVLADSKSEN, encoded by the coding sequence ATGAAAACTGAATTTCCCCTCATCTCTGCCATCATTCCAGTCTACAATCGACCTGATCAGATCCTGGATGCACTCAAGTCTATACTGGCGCAAAAGTACAGGCCCTTAGAAATCATTATCGGCGATGACGGCTCAGAAGATCACACTCTGGATGTTATAAAATCATTTTTGGAGGATAAACACAGCGGTGGAGATATCCCGGTTCATATCCTGGAACTGGATCATTCTGGTTTTCCCGGGGCTGTGAGAAACCGTTGCGCCAGGGAAGCCTCGGGAGAATTCCTTGCTTTTCTAGACTCGGATGATCTCTGGCTCCCAGAGAAGCTGAGTCATCAGTTTGAGGCTCTCCACAAGAACAAACAATGCCTCATTTCCCACACGAGAGAAGAGTGGAATCGCCGGGGTAAGATTATTTCCCAGGCGGGTATGAATCATAAAAGAGAGGGATTTATCTTTGCGGATGCCCTGAAAAAGTGTATTATCGGACCCTCTACTGTTATGATTTCTAATGAACTGTACCAGAAGACCGGTGGCTTTCGGGATGACCTGGAAATTGCAGAAGACTATGAATACTGGCTCCGTCTGACCTCATCCCTGGATGTCGGGTTTCTGGATGAGGCCCTCACAGTGAAAAGGGCAGGTCATGAAAATCAGCTCTCTGAAAAGTATGGGCATATAGAGATTTTCAGAATCAGAGGCTTGAAAGATCTGGTAGATCAGGAGTTCTTTACGAAACCGCTCCTGGCTAAGGCAGCCCGAGAGCTTTCCAGGAAATGCATGGTCTATGGACGGGGTTGTCTGAAAAGAGAGAAACTGGATGAAGGCCAGGAGTATTTGGATATGGCCGGAGTCTATGAGGTATTAGCGGACTCAAAGTCCGAAAACTAA
- a CDS encoding UTP--glucose-1-phosphate uridylyltransferase: MKGIIVAAGYGTRFLPVTKTIPKEMLPLINKPSISFIIDEFIQSGIKDIIVISSRRKKVLEDFFDREVELEGVFEKEGASAKLDLISPVEARFAFIRQTEMKGTGHALLQAASLIGNEPCIVAYPDDIHMGETPLSAQLIESYEKTGCSVLATIHNPPHLERYGVLALEKDGIHVKDIVEKPALGHAPSKEVSIGRYLYTAEFFKYLEEGWQKHTGGEYFHIYALKKLMDQGKVVFKETEGERMDTGEPAGFLRATLRYAMKDPALKAIIKEEAAKL; this comes from the coding sequence ATGAAAGGTATCATTGTCGCCGCAGGTTACGGAACCCGTTTTCTTCCTGTCACAAAAACCATCCCTAAAGAGATGCTGCCCCTTATCAATAAGCCCTCAATATCTTTCATCATAGATGAGTTCATTCAATCAGGCATTAAAGATATTATCGTCATTTCTTCCAGAAGAAAGAAAGTTCTTGAAGATTTTTTTGACAGGGAAGTGGAGCTCGAAGGTGTTTTTGAAAAAGAAGGCGCCTCGGCGAAACTTGATCTGATAAGCCCCGTCGAAGCCCGATTTGCTTTTATCCGCCAAACAGAGATGAAAGGAACCGGCCATGCCCTGCTTCAGGCGGCTTCCCTGATAGGCAATGAACCCTGCATCGTTGCCTACCCCGATGATATCCATATGGGGGAAACGCCCCTAAGTGCACAGCTGATTGAAAGCTATGAAAAAACAGGATGTTCAGTACTGGCCACCATCCACAACCCACCCCACCTGGAACGCTACGGTGTACTGGCACTGGAAAAAGACGGAATCCATGTTAAAGATATTGTGGAAAAACCAGCGCTTGGTCATGCTCCCAGCAAGGAAGTCTCTATCGGCCGTTACCTCTATACCGCGGAATTCTTCAAATACCTTGAGGAAGGATGGCAAAAACACACGGGAGGAGAGTATTTCCATATCTATGCTCTTAAAAAACTGATGGACCAAGGCAAGGTAGTCTTCAAGGAGACAGAGGGGGAGCGGATGGACACGGGAGAACCTGCGGGGTTCCTGAGAGCAACTCTCCGTTATGCCATGAAAGACCCAGCTCTTAAGGCCATCATCAAAGAGGAAGCGGCAAAGCTATAA
- a CDS encoding HEAT repeat domain-containing protein yields MIREIEKINRRHLNRFILISFTAMILSVTACSVLDPVRLTYENDRQRIIDEILKRGRLYTIRKSDEKILISLLDDSDPQIRLATVKLMEHNPSPHIYDALVSAVLDENDEVSEESQRILLEDWEDSYKAVIRGLNSSQSAIIYASIDLVRQKGSREESEYLLTLFDNERPTVRANASRVFVALNDYENPWFQSLLESPDPLVRQTAIETLPRFRNPGIIPVLIQYILDPEPEVRRAAIFGISEFDKEALPALHETVRITSRREIRLSVLELIDGILEAESIPVLVSLLSDRDSLVAAKSEEILFRQGPDSIPEILKNLPQMQEPALLLSFDLLNRFKDLRGLPGLVRFFDHNNPVIQLAAVDTVRYFGSEAFPFLIETLDHDNPEIQGQALQLLVEQRAPSLVYDPLVEDYPVNRIFYFFESLTEPEVFDYLSRVSLPDRVVSALTHLYEIELNTRQYQEIKAMRNGESFPYLSAFRDWEEALITAELSRQGSFSYMHQYFSSGEELWLTESKQLREAASQYDQSARTFRDDAIRFGALAGNDEISLVSRYLYSRKQLSESWRALSSDIQNMAMLIFLRYSLDIQAVVRDYDFFRTLAPGTAPVPENL; encoded by the coding sequence ATGATCAGGGAGATTGAAAAAATCAACAGAAGACATTTAAACAGGTTCATCCTTATCTCATTTACGGCAATGATTCTTTCTGTCACGGCCTGCTCTGTTTTGGATCCAGTCAGACTAACCTATGAAAATGACAGACAGAGGATCATTGATGAAATTTTGAAACGGGGCAGATTGTACACGATCCGCAAGAGTGACGAGAAAATTTTAATCTCATTGCTGGATGATTCAGATCCACAAATCAGGTTGGCAACGGTTAAACTCATGGAACATAATCCATCTCCTCATATTTATGATGCCCTGGTTTCCGCTGTCTTAGATGAGAATGATGAAGTTTCAGAAGAGTCTCAGCGTATTCTTCTGGAAGACTGGGAAGATTCCTATAAGGCGGTTATCCGGGGATTGAATTCCTCCCAATCGGCTATTATATATGCCTCTATTGATCTCGTGAGACAAAAGGGGAGCCGGGAGGAGTCGGAGTATCTGCTGACCCTCTTTGACAATGAGCGGCCCACTGTTAGGGCCAATGCTTCCCGGGTTTTTGTTGCCCTCAATGACTATGAGAATCCATGGTTTCAATCCCTATTGGAGAGTCCAGATCCTCTTGTCAGACAGACCGCTATTGAAACGCTTCCTCGGTTTAGAAATCCAGGCATTATTCCTGTGCTGATTCAATACATTCTTGATCCTGAACCAGAAGTCCGAAGGGCGGCTATTTTTGGAATCTCTGAGTTTGATAAAGAGGCTCTCCCTGCTCTTCATGAGACAGTCAGGATTACAAGTAGAAGAGAAATCAGACTCAGTGTTCTGGAATTGATCGACGGAATCCTTGAAGCAGAGAGTATTCCCGTATTGGTCTCTCTTTTAAGTGACAGAGATTCACTGGTTGCCGCGAAGTCTGAAGAAATTTTGTTTCGTCAGGGGCCAGATTCCATTCCGGAAATTCTAAAAAATCTACCTCAGATGCAGGAACCGGCACTATTGCTCTCTTTTGATTTGTTGAACCGTTTTAAGGATCTAAGAGGCCTCCCGGGACTGGTTCGTTTTTTTGACCATAATAACCCGGTCATTCAATTGGCTGCCGTTGATACTGTGAGGTATTTCGGGTCTGAAGCCTTTCCATTTTTGATTGAAACTCTAGACCATGATAATCCGGAGATTCAAGGCCAGGCTCTCCAACTTCTGGTTGAGCAGAGAGCCCCTTCTCTTGTGTACGACCCTCTGGTGGAAGATTATCCTGTGAATCGGATTTTTTACTTTTTTGAATCGTTGACAGAACCAGAAGTCTTTGATTATTTGAGCCGGGTATCCTTACCGGACAGAGTAGTCTCCGCTCTGACTCATTTGTATGAAATTGAGTTGAATACCAGACAGTATCAGGAAATTAAAGCAATGAGAAATGGAGAGTCGTTTCCCTACTTGTCTGCCTTTAGAGATTGGGAGGAAGCTCTTATTACGGCTGAATTGAGTCGTCAGGGATCTTTTTCCTACATGCATCAATACTTTAGTTCGGGAGAAGAACTTTGGTTGACCGAGTCAAAACAGTTGAGAGAGGCGGCCTCCCAGTATGATCAGTCCGCCCGAACCTTCAGGGATGATGCGATCAGATTCGGTGCATTGGCAGGTAATGATGAAATCTCTTTAGTGAGCCGCTACCTTTACAGCAGGAAACAGTTGTCAGAGAGTTGGAGGGCCTTGTCTTCAGACATTCAAAATATGGCAATGCTTATTTTCTTACGCTATTCATTGGATATTCAGGCTGTTGTTCGTGATTATGATTTTTTTAGAACATTAGCACCTGGAACGGCTCCAGTTCCTGAAAACCTTTAG